CGGGTTAAATTATTATGAACCAAGGGTCGACGGTACCGTCGGCCCTTTTGTTGCGTCGCACACTTGTACGGCATATCTTTGGGCAGCTGGAAAAACAGGTAAAAGCCAAAAGCGGAAAGCCTACAACTAAAATGTATTTGGCTTTGAGCTTTAGCCTTTAGGCTTTAAGCCGCTTTCCTGTGGAATATGAATTGCATTAACGATTGACAATTCACTATAAACTCAAAAACAAGTATGCCGTCTAAAAAAATCGTCGACCTGTTAGGTGACAAAGCCTCCTATCTATTGGAACACAAGGCTACCGCAATTGACAAATCAACAATTACCCTACCCTCTCCCAATCACATTGAAGAAATCTGGGTCAACAGCAACCGAAGCAACCAGGTGTTGCGCAGTTTGCAAACCCTGTTAAGTCATGGCCGTTTGGCCGATACCGGTTTTTGCAGCATCTTCCCGGTAGATCAGGGCATCGAGCACAGTGGTGGCTCAGCCTTCGCTCCCAATCCAATTTATTTCGATCCTGAAAATATTATCAAACTCGCTATTGAAGGCGGTTGTAATGCAGTAGCCAGTACATATGGCGTATTGGGCATTATGAGCCGTAAATATGCACACCGCATTCCTTTTATAGTAAAGATCAATCACAACGAATTTTTAAGTCTGCCCAATAAGTACGATCAAACTATGTTCGGTACTATCAGAAGTGCATGGAACATGGGTGCAGTAGCAGTGGGCGCTACTATTTACTGGGGTTCTGCCGAAAGCGCCCGCCAGTTAAAGGAAGTGGCCGAAGCGTTTGAAATGGCGCACGAGCTGGGCATGGCCACCATCCTGTGGTGCTATACCCGTAACAACGGGTTTAAAGTTGATGGGGTGGATTATCATACTGCCGCCGACTTTACCGGCCAGGCCAACCATTTGGGTGTTACATTGCAAGCCGATATCATAAAACAAAAACTACCCACCAATAACGGCGGTTACCTGGCTACCAAACACGGTAAAACATCACCGTTAGTGTATGAAAAACTCACTACCGATCACCCTATCGATCTATGCCGTTACCAGGTATTGAATTGCTACAGAGGACGTGTTGGTTTAATCAACAGTGGCGGCGAAAGCAAAGGCTCCAGTGATCTGGCCGATTCAGTATACACGGCTGTTATCAATAAAAGAGCCGGTGGTATGGGTTTGATCCTGGGCCGTAAAGCATTCCAGCGCCCGATGAAAGAAGGCATCGAGTTGTTGAATGCCACGCAGGATGTTTATCTCGACAAGGATATTACCGTAGCTTAATAATATCGAACGCCGAATGTCGAAGTAAATACACTTCTACATTCGGCGTTCATCATTCAATATTCGACATTACATTCCTTTGGATTTCCATTCGCTTAAATTCTTATACACCTGTGGTGTTATCCGAAGCGCGGCCATGCCCGATAAAAAGCTGCTGGTGTGAATGCCAACTACATACCGGCTGTTGCCCGATTTAACCCAAATGGGTGCGCCGCTTTGACAACGCTGTACCTGCTGATCGTAGCGAATCTGGCTGGCAGTCACTGAACGAACATTCAACTGGGCAAACCACAACTGGTTGGTCATATTCATTAACGCTTCCTTCAATTTTGGCGCACTCTGCAGTTCAGTTTCTTCTTCCTGTCCTTCGCCGCCCAGCTCAGCCTGTTGTTCATACTGCCGTTGATACTGACCCTCAAAAATACCCCGTTGATGCTGGAATTGCCGTTTCTGGAACCGGAGGAAAGCCTGCCTGGTATGTTGAATAATGGGGTAATCTGCCAGGTTCAACGTAGCTGCTTCCAGCAGTTCATCTTTCATGGCAGAAAATCCAAACGTACCTGTTTGATTGCCCAGTGCAGAATTGTTGGGCAGAACAATGGCCGCATAATCCTGGTTCCGGTTTTTTGCTTTTGTCCAGCCTGCCACAGATTTGAAGATCCTGGCAACAGCGGAACCATATGGGCGGCTCTCATTACTTAACCCGGGTATAACTTCAATACTGCGGGCCCAGCCGCCATGTTCATGTAAATAAACACAATGCCCTGTTGTAATAACTGTACGCGGGCCAATAAAAAAACCTGTTCCGTACCAGCGGGTATTGTCGCTGGCAGTAATAATTAACCGGCAAATAGCCCTGAAAGGAAAAGTAGTGGAATCATTTACCGGCATACGGCCTTCCAGCTCTTCTTCTATTTCGCCCATAACCGGTTGTGTTTGTTGTAGCTTTATCATTAGTTCGCCATAACTGGCAAACACGGCATCCAATGGTTGATCGCCTTCCATTTCCATCCCTGGTTCTTCCAGTACGTCTTCGCGAAGCGCCATACCTGCCTGTGATAACACATTCGAGGTTTCGCGGTGCATTTCTTCCGGTCTTAATGAAGAAAAGCCAGTTCCCTGACCTACTTGTTCCGCTTCAAACACAGGGGTTTCGGACAAAACTTTTCTTCTTTGTTCAACTTCGGAAACTGTTTCTGAAAATGTTTCTGAATGACCGCCATTGGGTCTTTGCGACATGGTTTTAGTGCCCATAAAATTTTGTTTTCTGGTTAGAAAATGTTGATATAAACCCGGCCGGAGTTCACAAAAGAAATAACAAACCTAACAGCGAGTAAAGGCAATACTTTATCTGAACAATAAAGTATAAACACTAACCAGTTTTTTCGGTAGCAAAAAAATTCAGGTGCGCAATATAGAATAAATAAAATATCAGAAACAATGATCCTGCTTAGGTTTCCGCGTTTTTTAACGCCTTATCGTTATTGCCGGCAGAAAATAAAAAAGTGAGTTACTGTTAACAGCAACTCACCTGTATTTACCGTCTCAACTTAATTTTTTTACCAGCCATGGCGCCCGTGACCATGTCCATACCCATGTCCACGGCCATGCTCTTCATACCCACGGTCTTCATAACCACGTCCTTCATAATGGCCATATGCATGCCCGCGCGGACCACCATAATAACTTTCCCGGTAATAACCACCACGTGGACCGCAATCGCGAATTACCGGTTGATGCCCGTAATAACCTCTGTAACGGGCGTATACTACCCGATCGTTATAAAAGTGCGTATATGGTCTTGGACTGTTGCAAACCACTTTATAACCGCTATACAGGTCATAATCGCGGCAACGCGCGGGTAAATTGTACGAGAACACCCAGTTGGGCCCGTTCAGGTAAACGAACTGGCGTTGGGGAACATAATAGTAGCATTCAATATCAGGCAGGTAATAATAATCGGCAGATGCATAACCGGCAGGCGCCCACTGGGGTTGCGCTCCAATGTTCACGCTTACACTAACCTGCGCTTTTGATTGCAGGGTAGCTGTAGTTAAAAAGGCAAGTAGAGGCAAGATTGGTAAAACCCGTTTCATAAATCATCGATTTGGTTACTAATATGAATCCAAAATACATGCCTTATCGATATGTAAATGTGGACAACCCAACAATTAACAAATTTTAAGATATAAACTGGTTTCCAATTGGTTAAACCGTTAAAAACAGCTTAAAATTGCTATTTGCATTAAGCCTTTGCAATCTTTTAAGAAATGAACACTTTTCAAAATTCGTTTATACCTTTATGGGGCTTATGAGATCAAATATACGGGGGTTGATGCACTCCTCCTTTTTCCTTTTTCATTTGGTAGCGGCTACTTTTGTTTGGGTATTTGTATGGCGGCATGCCTGTAAGATGGATATCGTTTACGATGAAGCTTCTTCTTTCCGGTTATTAAAAATGGGAATATACCGCGCATTGCCCGGCGTTGCCAATACGCACTGGCTGAACAGTTTTTTCATGCGGTTAACGATGACCTTTAATGATTCGGTTGTTTGTTTGCGCCTGCATTCCATAATCGCTTTTCCGTTTTTTGCACATGGTATATACCGGCTGGCAACACATATAAAAAATAGCGGGGCACAGCTTGCCTTCTATTGTTTAGCCATATTCAATCCCTACGTGCTCGATTTCTTTTCCCTGGCAAGGGGCTATGGCATGGCGATTACCTTTCAGGCCTGGACCATCCTGTTCGTTATAAAAGCGGTTCAAACGGAATTTAATTACCGGTTGTGGCTACGGGTAGTTATCCTGAGTGCATTGACGCTTGGCGCCAATTTATCGTACCAGTACACCGTCATGGCTATTACGGGCGGGTACCTGATCTATAACAGTTTTACCGATTATTTTTTTAGCTGGTATACCAACAAACAAAAAAGAAGAATAACCTGGCTTTTTGTTTTGATGCTGTTCCTTGCCACCGTTGACCTATT
The Niastella koreensis GR20-10 genome window above contains:
- a CDS encoding class I fructose-bisphosphate aldolase gives rise to the protein MPSKKIVDLLGDKASYLLEHKATAIDKSTITLPSPNHIEEIWVNSNRSNQVLRSLQTLLSHGRLADTGFCSIFPVDQGIEHSGGSAFAPNPIYFDPENIIKLAIEGGCNAVASTYGVLGIMSRKYAHRIPFIVKINHNEFLSLPNKYDQTMFGTIRSAWNMGAVAVGATIYWGSAESARQLKEVAEAFEMAHELGMATILWCYTRNNGFKVDGVDYHTAADFTGQANHLGVTLQADIIKQKLPTNNGGYLATKHGKTSPLVYEKLTTDHPIDLCRYQVLNCYRGRVGLINSGGESKGSSDLADSVYTAVINKRAGGMGLILGRKAFQRPMKEGIELLNATQDVYLDKDITVA
- a CDS encoding trypsin-like serine peptidase — encoded protein: MGTKTMSQRPNGGHSETFSETVSEVEQRRKVLSETPVFEAEQVGQGTGFSSLRPEEMHRETSNVLSQAGMALREDVLEEPGMEMEGDQPLDAVFASYGELMIKLQQTQPVMGEIEEELEGRMPVNDSTTFPFRAICRLIITASDNTRWYGTGFFIGPRTVITTGHCVYLHEHGGWARSIEVIPGLSNESRPYGSAVARIFKSVAGWTKAKNRNQDYAAIVLPNNSALGNQTGTFGFSAMKDELLEAATLNLADYPIIQHTRQAFLRFQKRQFQHQRGIFEGQYQRQYEQQAELGGEGQEEETELQSAPKLKEALMNMTNQLWFAQLNVRSVTASQIRYDQQVQRCQSGAPIWVKSGNSRYVVGIHTSSFLSGMAALRITPQVYKNLSEWKSKGM